CGCGAGACGCGGGGCTCCTGGGAGTGGTCGACCAAGACGCGCGCGCGCTTCACCGCCTGGGAGCCGGGGGAGCCGAACGCGTTCGGCCGCGAGGCGTGCGTCGAGCTCTTCGCCGATCGCTGGACCTGGAACGACCTCGACTGCGAGGTGAAGCTGCCGAGCGTCTGCGAGGGCCCCGCGAAGCAGCCGTGACCCCCACCGCAGGATTGCGGTAACCTCGATCGCTCCGATGCCGCTCGACGACGTTCAACGCGCGCTCTCGACGCTCCTCGATCCGTTCGCGGATCCGGAGGTCGCGAAGGCCGTCCGCGCGCGCTGGCGCGAGGGCGGCAAGCGCGCGGAGGCCACCCAGCTCTCGCCCGAGATCCGCGAGGCGGCCGACGCGCTCGCGGCCGCGCTGCCGGGGCTCACCCACACGGGCGAGGTCGCGGAGCTCGGCGAGATGTTCTCGGAGCCCTCCGCCGAGGTGCTCTTCGCGTGGGTGACCGAGAGCACGTGGCGGCGCGACGCGCTCCTCGCGCAGCTCCTCGACGAGGCCGCCGTGCGCGCCGCGTTCCGCGATCGCGTCCCCGACGTCGCGCGCCGTCGCGTGGTCGAAGGTCCGCTCGCCGACGCGCTCCGCGCCGCGCCGCTCCTCGGCGACGGCGCCATCCTCGCGCTCCCCGAGAACGCGGAGGCCCGCGCGCGCCTCGAGATCCTCTTCTGGGAGGCCGGCGCGAGCGCGTTCGAGGTGCCCGAGCTCGCGAAGTGGCTCTGGGGCTCGCACGAGACGTTCGAGATCATGATCCGCGGCCCCGCGCGCGGCGCGCTCCGCGGTCGCGTCCTCGCCGCGCGCACCCTCGAGGTCAGCGTGCGCGGCCTCTCGCCCGCCACCGATCAGGAGCTGATCGGCAAGACGCTCCAGGTCTTGCAGCCGCTCTTGCTCCATCCCGAGCCGCTCGTGTGGGTCCACGCCGCGCGCGCGCTCGGCCGGATGATCGGGCCGCTCGAGCAGCTCCAGGGCACGATCCTCGACTGGGTCCTCGGCCCGTCGCAGCTGCTCCGCCAGCGCGCGATGACCGCGCTGGCGGCCCTCCCGCGAGAGCGCTTCAACCTCCTCGCCGGCCAGCTCATCACGATCATGGACTCGCCGCAGGAGGACGCGTGGGTCCTCGCCGCGATCGCGGCCGCGACGCCGTACCTCTTCTTCGAGCGCCGCGACCTCTGGGATCGCCTCGCGGTGCGGATCCTCCGCGGCGACGGCGGCGCGATCGGCGCGCGCGCGCTCGCGCGCGGCCTCGCGACGATCTGGCGCCGCGGCACCCATCGCCGCGAGATCGAGGAGCCGCTCCTCGCGCTCCGCGAGCAGGCCCGCTCCGTGCGCGCGGCCGACGTCGACGAGGCGCGCCGCTGGATCGAGGTCATCGCCGTCACCGACGTCGTCGACGGCGCGGAGCGCGATCCGCTCGACCTCGAGCTCGGGCTCGAGAACCTCGTCCGCCTCGCGGCGCAGTACGACGACGAAGAGGCCGACGCGCGCGCCTCGCGCTTCGCGGTCTCGCTCGCGCCGACCTTCGGCGAAGCGCGCCGCATCGCGCTCGGCACCGGCTCGCTCCGCCATCGCTCCGCGGCGGTGAACGCGGTCGAAGGCTGCGCGCGCGCGTTCGCGCTCCGGCTCTGGGGTCCGCTCCTCGCGACGAGCCCGGGCGGCGGCGATCCGATCGAGGCGCCCGATCTCGAGGAGACATGGAAGACGATCGCGCGCGCGCCGGCGGAGATCCTCGATCTGATCAAGGAGCGGCGCGCGGGCGGCGACGGCGACACCGTCCCGCTCGAGGTCCTCGCGATCCGGCTCGGCGGTTACGCGCTCGACGCCTGCGGCGAGGACACCGACTTGGGGCCCGGCCGCGGCCCGACCGCGCACGACACGTGTCAGTGGCTCCGCAAGATCGACGGCCTCGCCGACGGCACGCGCGAGCTCCCGAAGCCGCTCCGGAGCGCGCTCTCTTCTTTGTTCTGGCGCCTCGTCGACACGACGCGCGGCACCGCGCTCGGCGAGGTCGACGACGTGCACTGGCTCGGTCCGTTCGCGGCGTGGTGGGCGCTCGTCATCGATCGCCCCGCGATGCTGCTCCAGCTCGCGACCGCCCTCCCGATGATGGACGTCGGCGCGCTCCAGCGCTGCTGCGACCACGCCGACGCGCTCCGCACCGCGGTCTCCTCCGGCGAGGAGTTCGGGCAGTGGGGCCACAAGGCCGCGCCCAGCCTCGAGGAGCTCCACGCCGTCGACACCGAGCTCACGCACGCGCTCGCGGGCCTCTCGCGCGCGCTCGCGGCGTTCGCGCCCGCGTCGGGCAAGAACGAGAACCTCGAGGCGATGTGCCTCGACCTCGTCCTCGCCGCCGATCGCCTGCAGTCCGCGCTCGCGGATCCGGTGCGCGCGCTCCACCCCGCGACCGCGGACGGCGGCGACGACACGCTCCGCCGCGGGCAGACCGAGAACGCGCCGCGCGTCGCGGGCCTCGTCGCCCGCGCGATCCGCGCGCGCGAGCTTTCGATGCTCGACGTGTGGTTCGCGTCGCTCGGCCCCGTCACCTCCGCGCTCCTCGAGCAGGCCGTGCGCGGCGCGATCGGCCGCACGCCGCCGCCGCCGCCCGCGCCGAAGAAGGCGGAGGCGCAGATCATCGCGGGCTACGAGCTCGTGAAGAACCTCGGCGAAGGCGGCATCGGGACGGTGTGGCTCGTGCGCAAGCCGGGCGCCGATCGCTTCTTCGTCCTCAAGATCCCGAAGGCGGAGGCGCTCCAGAACGCGACCGAGACCGAGCGCGCCGGCATCCTCGCGTCGTTCCAGGAGGAGGCGAAGGCGCTCGCCGGCCTCTACCACCCGAACGTCGCGAACATCATCGATCGCGGCGTCATCGAGAACGTGCCGTACCTCGTCCTCGAGTACCTCATCGGCGCGGACCTGAAGCAGTACTCGGGCGCGCGGCTGATGACGCTCTTCGAGCTCCGCCAGGTCGTGCTCGAGACGTGCGCCGGCCTCGCCGCGCTCCACGCCGCCGGCCTCGTCCATCGCGACATCAAGCCGGCGAACCTCTGGCTCCGCCTCCCGCTCCAGGGCGGCGAGCGCTTCGAGGCCGACAAGCACCGCGACCCCGCGCACGCGACGCCGCTCGCCACCGTCGTCATCGACTTCGGCATGGTGCGCGCGATCCGCGTGCCGGCCGAGGTCGGCGGCCGCTTCGTCGCCGGCACCGCGGGCTACATCGCGCCGGAGCAGGTGCTCGATCCGGTGGAGCTCGATCCGCGCTCGGACGTCTACGCCCTCGCCGGCACGATCTACAACGTGACGACGGGCAAGGCGTTCTTCGACGACGTCGAGAACCCGCGCGACCGCATCATCGCCCACATGCGCCGCGATCCCTTCGAGGAGAGCGAGCGGCTCAAGTCGTACCCGGCCGCGGTCGCCAAGCTCCTCCGCGCCGCGGTCGCGAAGGAGCCGAAGGACCGCCCGCACCCGCTCGAGTTCGGCCGCGAGTTCGTCGCCGCGCTCTGAGCCGCCGCGCGCGGGATCGCGACCACGCCCATGTCGTCCGCTGCGCCGCCGCGATCGGTCGTGACGATGCTCGCGGTCGGCGCCGGGCTCGCCGCGGCGTCGCTCTACTACAACCAGCCGATGCTCGCCGCGCTCGCGCGCGACCTCGGCGCGACGCCTTCGCTCATCGGCCTCGTGCCGACGCTCACGCAGCTCGGCTACGCGACGGGGATCCTCGCCTTCGCGCCGCTCGGCGATCGGCTCGATCGCCGGCGCGTCATCCTCGTGAAGTGCGTCGCGCTCGCGGCCGTCCTCGCCGTCGCCGCGCTCGCGCCGAACGCGCCGGTGATGATCGCGGCGAGCTTCGCGCTCGGCCTCGCCGCGACGACCGCGCAGGACCTCGTCCCGGCCGCGGCCGCGATCGCGCCGGCGGAGTCGCGCGGCCGCGTCGTCGGCATGGTGATGACGGGGCTCTTGCTCGGCATCCTCCTCTCGCGCGTCGTGAGCGGCGCGGTGAGCCAATACGCGTCGTGGCGCGCCGTCTTCGGCGGCGCGGCGGGGGCGGTGGTGCTCCTCTTCGCGCTGCTCGCGTGGCGCCTGCCGTCGTTCCCCCCCGCGACCGATCGCTCGTACGTCGCGCTCCTCGCCTCGATCGGCGCGCTCGTTCGTGACCTGGCGCCGCTCCGCCGCGCCGCGCTCGCGCAGGCGCTCCTCAGCTTCGCGTTCAGCGGCTTCTGGTCGACCCTCGCGCTCGGCCTCGACGCGGCGCCGTTCCACCTCTCGAGCACGGTCGCGGGCGCGTTCGGGATCGCGGGCGCGGCGGGCGCGCTCGCCGCTCCGCTCGCGGGCGCCGCGAGCGACAAGCGCGGTCCGGAGTCGGTCGCGCGCGCCGGCGCGCTCGTGTGCCTCGCGTCGTTCGGCGCGATGGCCGCGCTCGCCGAGTCGCTCGTGGCGCTCGCGGTCGGCACGGTGGCGTTCGACGCGGGCGCGCAGTCGAGCCTCATCGCGCATCAGACGATCATCTACGCGCAAGATCCCGCCGCGCGGAGCCGCCTCAACGCGGTGCTCGTGAGCGGCATGTTCGTGGGGATGGCGAGCGGCGCCTTCACCGCGTCGCGCGTCTTCGCGGCGTGGGGGCTCCGCGGCGTGCTCGTGCTGTGCGCGGGCGCGTCGGGCGTCGCGCTGCTGGTGCGGAGGCGTTGAGTCAGGGCGCGCCCGCGTCGTCGCAGTGGCACTTCGGTCCGGGCCCGGCGTCGGCGCTCCGCACGAAGCTCACGCCGCAGTGGGGATCGCACAGCTTGCGGACGAGGCGGAACGTGTAGACGTACTGGAGCGAGCACTTCGATGGAACCTTGCGGTTGCACGTCGAGCCGTCGCCGTAGTCGCGAAGGTAGGAGATCCTCACCCGGTCGCTCGTGCGCTCGATCACGTGGTGCTGCGTCCTCGTCTCGTAGGTCGGGCACTGCGAGCCGAGGCCCTGGATCGAGAACGCCGACGACTTCGGCTCGGGCGGCGGGGCGAGCACGATGTCGGAGCGCGCGCCGCCGAAGCCGCCCTTCTTCGGGAGCGGGAGCGGGAAGTTGCCGGTGACGCGCTCGGCGCCGGACTTGTCGCGCCAGATCTTCATCGGCACGAACATCGTCACCGTCGCCGGCGCGAGGGGAGCCCCGCCGTCGGGCGCGGTGCACGTGTCGCGGAGCACCTCGGTCGTGACCTCGTAGTCGCCCGAAGGCAGCGGCGGCGCGGCGACCTCGGCGATCTCCGCCGCGGCGTCGGGGCCGGCCTCGGCGACGTCGGCGGGCGGCGCCGCGTCGATGACGACGACGACGGGCGCGACGGCGGGCTTCGGGTCGTGACCGCCGCACGCGACGAACCCGGCGGCCGGGCCGAGCGCGACGGCGGCGGCGAGGACGGCGCGGGCCATCCGTGCAGCGTACATGCTCAGCGGAGCGGGAACGGCGTGAGCACGAAGTCCTTGCCGCCGGCGTGGCAGCCCGCGCAGAGCGGCTTGCCCTGGCCCTCGATCGAGTGGCGGCCGGGCGTCACGTCGAAGGTCTCGTACCAGTACCAGCCGCCGCCGCCTTCGCTCGCCGGCTTCGTCTTCACGTAGGCCGCCCAGCCCGTCACCTCGCCGTCGCGGAGGAACTCCTTCACCGCCGCCGATCCCTCCGGGTGCTCCGCCGCGCCCGCCTCGAGCGACGCCTCGAGCGTGGGGTTCACGAACGTGAGCACCGACGACGCGTGCGGCCCGGTCGAGGGATGGGCGGCGGACTCCTTCGGCCACGAGGCGTAGGCCTTCGTGTGGAGCCACGCGTTCATGCCGGCCGCGTCGCCGGGGACCTCGGTCGTCGTGCTCGTCTCGGGCGGCGGCGTCGCGGCATCGTCGTCACCGGTGCACGCGGCGAGGAGGACGGCGGCGAAGGCGGAACGGAGGTGCATGGATCGATCTACGCCGTATACCGGTCGCGGTTTCGCCGGTCACCGCCGTTTGACAGGTCGTTCGGCCGGTGTCAGTTAAATCGGGCGCGCTTCGAGGGCTCCCCGAGCCCGAGCCGATGCGCGGGTTGACGGCGCGCCGTCGGGGGCGCGATCGTGGCGCATGCAATTCGATCTCGTCGCGATCGCGCGCGACGTCGCCGAGCGCGAAGGGTTCGTCGTGAAGTTCCCGCCGGGCGCGGAGGCGCTCCGCGAGCCGTACGACGGCGGCGACGCGTCGATCGTCGACGAGCGAGCGCTGCTCTGGTCGTCGATCGACAACCGTGAGTCCACCGACCTCGATCAGATCGAGGTCGCGGAGCGGCTCGAGGGCGGCGTCATCCGCGTGAAGCTCGGCATCGCGGACGTCGACGCCTTCGTGCCGCGCGGCGCGGCGCTCGACCTCCACGCCGGGCAGAACACGACCTCGCTCTACGCCGGCATCGCGACGTTCCCGATGTTGCCCGACGACCTGTCGAGCGGCGCGTCCTCGCTCCTCGAAGATCAGGAGCGGCTCGCGGTCGTCACGCAGATCGACGTCGCCGCCGACGGGCAGGTCGTCGGGGCGAAGATCTACCGCGCGAGGGTCAAGAACCACGCGAAGCTCGTCTACGACGACGTCGGCGCGTGGCTCGAGGAGCGCGGGCCCGGCCCGAAGGACGAGCGCATCGCGGCGCAGGTGAAGCTCCACGACGAGGCGGCGCAGCGGCTCCGGAGGCGGCGCATCGATCACGGCGCGCTCCAGCTCGAGACGACGGAGGCGCGCGCGGTCGCGAAGGACGGCGAGGTCGTCGACCTCAAGCTGACGCTGAAGAGCCGCGCGCGCGAGCTGGTCGAGGACCTGATGATCGCGGCGAACGGCGCGACCGCGCGCTGGCTCGAGGAGCACAAGTTCGCCTCGATCCGGCGCATCGTCCGGAAGCCGCGGCGCTGGGACCGCATCGTCAGCCTCGCCGCCGGCTTCGACGTGAAGCTGCCGGAGGAGGCGAACGCGCTCGCGCTCGCGGAGTTCCTCGCCGATCGCCGCGCGAAGGACCCGAAGCGCTTCGCCGACGTGTCGCTCTCGGTCGTGAAGCTGATGGGCCCCGGCGAATACGCGGTCGCCGATCCCGACTCGCCCGAGAGCCACTTCGGCCTCGCGGTCGACGACTACGCGCACTCGACCGCGCCGAACCGCCGCTACGGCGACCTCGTCACGCAGCGGCTCTTGAAGGTGTGCGCGCGCGGAGACGCGCCCCCCTACTCCGCGAAGGAGCTCCTCCCGATCGCGGAGCGATGCAGCGAGCGCGAGGACCACGCCCGGAAGTTCGAGCGCACGATGCGGAAGGTCGGCGCCGCGCTGTTCCTGTCGCGCCGCATCGGCGGGACGTTCGACGCCGTCGTCACCGGCGTGAACAAGAACGGCACCTTCGTGCGCCTCCTCGATCCGCCGGCGGAGGGACGCGTCGTCGCGGGCGAGGCCGGGCTCGACGTCGGCGATCGGACGCGGGTGAAGCTCGTCGCGACCGAGCCGAAGCGCGGCTTCATCGACTTCGTGCGCGTCTAACGGAGCTTCGTCGGCGTGACGGTGAGCTCGTAGCGGCGCTTGTCGTCGTCGACGCTCACGACGAGGGTGGCCTTGCCGAGCGGCGCGAGCGCGGTGCCGTGCGTCGTCAGCTTGCGGATCGCGCTCCCCTCCATCGTGCTCATCTCGAGCTCGACGTCGACGAGCACGTCCTCGGTGCCGGCGAGCCCCTGCGGGTGCGCCTTCACCTTGAGGCCGACGTCCTGCCGCGGCGGCGTCGCGGGGGCGGGGCCCGACGGCGGGACGAGCGGCACGTTCCGGCCCACCGTCACCTCGCCGGTGTGGTTCGATGTAATGTTCACGGAAAAACTGGTAGGCCCGACAATGGCGTCTTTCGGATCTTTCGGTGTAAGGACGAAGTCGTAGCGGTGGACGTGGAGCGTCTCGTCGCCGTGCCAGCGCGGGCCGGCGGGCGAGGGCGGCGGCACCGGCGCGCTCGTGAGCGTGGGCGGCGTGCTCGCGACGGCGCGGGGCGGGGGAGGCGATGCCTGCTGGCATCCGAGGGAGAGCGAGGTGACGAAGAGGGACGTGATCAGACCGAGCTTCATGGCGCCGCGCCCATGCAACGACGGGGCCGCGGCGAAGTGGACGAAGAGCCGCGTGCTGTCGGCTCGTCTCGCCGCGTGTCTCTCGGCGCGGCGTGCCAATCTGACGGAGCGCGCCTTCGCGCGTGCAATTTCGTCAGGTGGCTCAGGACGTCGGCGGATCTCGTCGGTCCGCTTCGCCTTGGATGCATGCAAGACCCTCGGCTTCGTGCCGGCTGAGCACGAGGTTCTCCAGGTCGATGAACGTCCAGTCGAGGGCGTTCAACTTGGCGTTGAGCGCCTGAATCTCCGCGTCGCGCGCGCGGAGCTCCTCGTCCTGGGCCTCCACCTTGGCCCTGAGCGTGGAGACGATCTCCACCATCGCTTCGAGGGTGGAGAGGACGCGTTCACTCCGGCGAAACAGCTCGCGTTCGGCCTCCGCCTTCGCGCTGAGGACGGCGATGGCATCCAACACATCCTGAATCGTCGGCTCGCTCATGGCTCTAAGAGTATGCCGCAACGCGGCGCCGAGATCCAAGAAGCGGCCGCGAGCGAAGGAGCGGGCCTTCGCGCGTGCAATTTCGGCAGGCGACTCGGTAGAGTCGCGGGCGATGGAGACCCAGCGCTTGCGTCAGCTCTGTCTCGTCGTCGAGACGGGCGGGCTGCGCGAGGCGGCGCGGCTCCTCGGCATCTCGCACAGCGGGCTCTCGAAGAGCATCAAGGCGCTCGAGGACGAGCTCGGCGTCGCGCTCTTCGCGCCGAGCGGGCGCGGCGTGGTGGTGACCGACACGGGGCGCCGCGTCTACGAGGCGGCGCGGCGCGTGC
The Labilithrix sp. genome window above contains:
- a CDS encoding serine/threonine protein kinase, with product MPLDDVQRALSTLLDPFADPEVAKAVRARWREGGKRAEATQLSPEIREAADALAAALPGLTHTGEVAELGEMFSEPSAEVLFAWVTESTWRRDALLAQLLDEAAVRAAFRDRVPDVARRRVVEGPLADALRAAPLLGDGAILALPENAEARARLEILFWEAGASAFEVPELAKWLWGSHETFEIMIRGPARGALRGRVLAARTLEVSVRGLSPATDQELIGKTLQVLQPLLLHPEPLVWVHAARALGRMIGPLEQLQGTILDWVLGPSQLLRQRAMTALAALPRERFNLLAGQLITIMDSPQEDAWVLAAIAAATPYLFFERRDLWDRLAVRILRGDGGAIGARALARGLATIWRRGTHRREIEEPLLALREQARSVRAADVDEARRWIEVIAVTDVVDGAERDPLDLELGLENLVRLAAQYDDEEADARASRFAVSLAPTFGEARRIALGTGSLRHRSAAVNAVEGCARAFALRLWGPLLATSPGGGDPIEAPDLEETWKTIARAPAEILDLIKERRAGGDGDTVPLEVLAIRLGGYALDACGEDTDLGPGRGPTAHDTCQWLRKIDGLADGTRELPKPLRSALSSLFWRLVDTTRGTALGEVDDVHWLGPFAAWWALVIDRPAMLLQLATALPMMDVGALQRCCDHADALRTAVSSGEEFGQWGHKAAPSLEELHAVDTELTHALAGLSRALAAFAPASGKNENLEAMCLDLVLAADRLQSALADPVRALHPATADGGDDTLRRGQTENAPRVAGLVARAIRARELSMLDVWFASLGPVTSALLEQAVRGAIGRTPPPPPAPKKAEAQIIAGYELVKNLGEGGIGTVWLVRKPGADRFFVLKIPKAEALQNATETERAGILASFQEEAKALAGLYHPNVANIIDRGVIENVPYLVLEYLIGADLKQYSGARLMTLFELRQVVLETCAGLAALHAAGLVHRDIKPANLWLRLPLQGGERFEADKHRDPAHATPLATVVIDFGMVRAIRVPAEVGGRFVAGTAGYIAPEQVLDPVELDPRSDVYALAGTIYNVTTGKAFFDDVENPRDRIIAHMRRDPFEESERLKSYPAAVAKLLRAAVAKEPKDRPHPLEFGREFVAAL
- a CDS encoding MFS transporter codes for the protein MSSAAPPRSVVTMLAVGAGLAAASLYYNQPMLAALARDLGATPSLIGLVPTLTQLGYATGILAFAPLGDRLDRRRVILVKCVALAAVLAVAALAPNAPVMIAASFALGLAATTAQDLVPAAAAIAPAESRGRVVGMVMTGLLLGILLSRVVSGAVSQYASWRAVFGGAAGAVVLLFALLAWRLPSFPPATDRSYVALLASIGALVRDLAPLRRAALAQALLSFAFSGFWSTLALGLDAAPFHLSSTVAGAFGIAGAAGALAAPLAGAASDKRGPESVARAGALVCLASFGAMAALAESLVALAVGTVAFDAGAQSSLIAHQTIIYAQDPAARSRLNAVLVSGMFVGMASGAFTASRVFAAWGLRGVLVLCAGASGVALLVRRR
- a CDS encoding RNB domain-containing ribonuclease, whose amino-acid sequence is MQFDLVAIARDVAEREGFVVKFPPGAEALREPYDGGDASIVDERALLWSSIDNRESTDLDQIEVAERLEGGVIRVKLGIADVDAFVPRGAALDLHAGQNTTSLYAGIATFPMLPDDLSSGASSLLEDQERLAVVTQIDVAADGQVVGAKIYRARVKNHAKLVYDDVGAWLEERGPGPKDERIAAQVKLHDEAAQRLRRRRIDHGALQLETTEARAVAKDGEVVDLKLTLKSRARELVEDLMIAANGATARWLEEHKFASIRRIVRKPRRWDRIVSLAAGFDVKLPEEANALALAEFLADRRAKDPKRFADVSLSVVKLMGPGEYAVADPDSPESHFGLAVDDYAHSTAPNRRYGDLVTQRLLKVCARGDAPPYSAKELLPIAERCSEREDHARKFERTMRKVGAALFLSRRIGGTFDAVVTGVNKNGTFVRLLDPPAEGRVVAGEAGLDVGDRTRVKLVATEPKRGFIDFVRV